From Riemerella anatipestifer ATCC 11845 = DSM 15868, a single genomic window includes:
- a CDS encoding fibronectin type III domain-containing protein translates to MKKSILFCLVFLGSYFGAQTIEPYLQAVTQNSVYVNWIADTPDPVSLVEFGTDPSSLDVSSTGFYTTFSGVGSYHYYTVKLTGLQPNTKYYYRVKYGNNIGEILSFKTLPINGQAATSDGHIRFLVLGDNQLRYVDRFDRLVAAAKNKIAEKWGAANDPCDNVAMTVMVGDQVDTGTLDHYRNVHFKKNRALSGYLPIQTLVGNHETYGTLGIQAYEKHFILDEMSYQGVFSGTEKYYARQAGNVLFICFDTEYTSTNGEEQLAWLKTILSKAKDDTTVEWIVSLGHRPYQAEQYVGDVSEWIRTRAFPELLESEKFILHIGAHHHLYSRGQIKNHKVYNIISGGTAWDQYWGMSTEKDFPEIQKTLPNWIYQIIDIDVINKEFSVEAYSIGSRNGEKNNVLVDSFHHKKNQPKPNKPSIITDFSTPITQPADIFSSAYSSPSSEPINTSEFLVSKTEDFSNPVLELYRDYENLFGKLNGQEDESADINAGEDLMKLHLAENQLSNGYYYVKTRHRDQNLEWSPWSEAKKFQIIGSTATEAPSIASNSDYYKLTDNIKITFSNGSPSSSAWVGIYQPSQTPGALGSSNYSWAWEYTNGNIAGTISFENVGVAGGNVKYSFLPGRYYAALFKNSGYTILAQSDLFYVGKKPVLSTDKTEYAAGETVILSYENSDKLPTDKIAIFKVGKNYGNGLPGAEIPVTASSATVSVPNLNPGYYYAEYYVENTDMTIGNKVFFKVGNLVTNLMLNKPQYELGESIVASWTDAPGIAKDWIGIYKKGDNPSTDSTEESGYSYTYFDGQPEGQKTISDDALPSEAGQYFAVIFTNDSYTEVSNRVYFEVNDTTLGTKETQTSDEIRMYPNPSRQGEPTIIESRFPISKVSLFDLSGKLLYETNNVNNQKFSLINQNLPKGVYIIVIEGRKRFSYKLIIN, encoded by the coding sequence ATGAAAAAAAGTATCCTTTTTTGTTTAGTTTTTCTGGGTTCATATTTTGGAGCTCAGACAATAGAACCTTACCTACAGGCAGTGACACAAAATTCTGTCTATGTAAATTGGATAGCAGATACTCCAGATCCAGTATCTTTAGTTGAGTTTGGAACAGATCCGTCCTCTTTAGATGTCTCTTCTACGGGGTTCTATACTACCTTTTCTGGAGTAGGATCTTATCATTATTATACGGTAAAGCTTACCGGACTTCAGCCTAATACAAAATACTATTACCGTGTAAAGTATGGTAACAATATCGGCGAGATACTGAGTTTTAAGACATTACCAATAAACGGACAGGCGGCTACTTCAGATGGTCACATTAGATTTTTGGTTTTAGGTGACAATCAGTTGCGCTATGTAGATCGTTTTGATAGACTTGTAGCGGCTGCAAAAAACAAAATAGCAGAAAAATGGGGCGCGGCAAACGATCCTTGTGATAATGTTGCAATGACAGTAATGGTTGGTGATCAGGTAGATACCGGTACACTAGATCATTACAGGAATGTTCATTTTAAGAAAAACAGGGCACTTTCTGGGTATCTTCCTATCCAGACACTGGTTGGGAATCATGAGACTTACGGAACGCTCGGTATACAAGCCTATGAAAAACATTTTATATTAGATGAGATGTCCTATCAAGGTGTTTTTTCTGGTACGGAAAAATACTATGCTAGACAGGCTGGAAATGTACTTTTTATTTGTTTTGATACTGAATATACATCAACAAATGGTGAAGAACAGCTTGCTTGGCTTAAAACCATTCTTAGCAAAGCTAAAGATGATACCACGGTGGAGTGGATTGTCTCTCTTGGACATCGTCCCTATCAAGCAGAGCAATATGTAGGAGATGTATCTGAATGGATAAGAACAAGAGCTTTTCCTGAGCTTTTAGAGTCTGAAAAATTTATACTCCATATAGGGGCACACCACCATCTGTATTCTAGAGGACAGATAAAAAATCATAAAGTCTATAACATCATATCTGGGGGAACGGCTTGGGATCAATACTGGGGAATGAGTACAGAAAAGGATTTTCCTGAAATTCAAAAAACACTTCCAAATTGGATATATCAAATCATTGATATAGATGTCATTAATAAGGAGTTTTCAGTAGAAGCTTACTCCATAGGCAGCAGAAACGGAGAAAAAAATAATGTGCTGGTAGATAGCTTTCATCATAAGAAAAACCAGCCAAAACCAAATAAGCCTTCCATCATTACCGATTTTTCTACGCCTATCACTCAGCCGGCGGATATATTTTCATCGGCTTATTCTTCGCCTTCGTCAGAACCCATCAATACTTCCGAGTTTCTTGTCTCTAAAACAGAAGATTTTTCTAATCCAGTTTTAGAACTGTACAGAGATTATGAAAATCTTTTCGGGAAATTAAATGGTCAGGAAGATGAATCTGCGGATATTAATGCGGGAGAAGATTTGATGAAACTTCACTTAGCAGAAAATCAGCTTAGCAATGGTTATTATTATGTCAAAACGAGACATAGAGATCAAAATTTAGAATGGTCTCCATGGAGCGAGGCAAAGAAATTTCAAATAATAGGAAGTACAGCAACTGAGGCTCCTTCCATCGCTTCAAATTCTGATTATTATAAATTGACAGATAATATAAAGATTACATTTTCAAATGGATCACCATCCTCTTCTGCTTGGGTTGGGATATATCAGCCGTCACAGACCCCTGGAGCTTTGGGTTCATCAAATTATTCATGGGCATGGGAATATACTAATGGCAATATTGCGGGAACTATTTCTTTTGAAAATGTGGGAGTAGCTGGAGGAAATGTAAAGTATTCATTTCTGCCAGGGCGGTATTACGCAGCATTATTTAAAAATTCAGGATATACCATTCTTGCACAAAGTGATTTATTTTATGTAGGAAAAAAACCTGTTTTAAGTACGGATAAAACAGAGTACGCTGCGGGAGAAACCGTTATACTGTCTTACGAAAACTCAGATAAACTCCCAACAGATAAAATTGCAATATTTAAAGTAGGCAAAAATTACGGAAACGGACTTCCGGGGGCAGAGATTCCTGTTACAGCTAGTTCTGCTACTGTAAGTGTGCCGAACCTCAATCCTGGATACTACTATGCAGAATATTATGTAGAGAATACAGATATGACTATTGGGAATAAGGTTTTCTTTAAAGTGGGAAATCTTGTTACAAATCTTATGCTCAATAAACCTCAGTACGAACTAGGCGAAAGTATTGTAGCAAGCTGGACGGATGCCCCCGGAATTGCAAAAGACTGGATAGGAATCTATAAAAAAGGGGATAATCCTAGCACAGACTCTACAGAGGAATCAGGATACAGCTATACATACTTTGATGGACAGCCGGAAGGACAAAAGACTATATCAGATGATGCTTTGCCCTCTGAAGCAGGTCAGTACTTTGCGGTAATCTTTACCAATGATTCTTATACAGAGGTATCCAATAGAGTATACTTTGAAGTAAACGATACCACACTCGGTACGAAAGAAACTCAAACTTCTGATGAAATAAGAATGTATCCAAATCCCTCCAGACAAGGTGAGCCTACTATCATAGAGTCCAGATTTCCAATATCTAAAGTTTCTTTGTTTGATTTGTCAGGAAAATTATTATACGAAACCAATAATGTGAACAACCAAAAGTTTTCCTTAATAAATCAAAATCTACCAAAAGGTGTTTACATAATTGTGATAGAGGGTAGAAAAAGATTTTCTTATAAGTTAATAATTAATTAG
- a CDS encoding transposase has product MENTYSSRRIEKLTRENVNFMWLSGMQRVDHNTITRFRSQRL; this is encoded by the coding sequence ATGGAGAATACCTACTCCAGCAGAAGGATAGAGAAACTCACTCGTGAAAATGTCAACTTTATGTGGCTCTCGGGCATGCAGAGGGTGGATCATAACACCATTACCCGTTTTAGAAGCCAGCGCCTATAA
- the gap gene encoding type I glyceraldehyde-3-phosphate dehydrogenase, with protein MSTIKVGINGFGRIGSLVFNAMMERDNIEVVGINDLINAEYMAYMLKYDSVHGKFDGEVSVEGNDLVVNGKRIRVTAEKDPNNLKWNEVGADYIVESTGLFLTKETAQAHINAGAKKVVLSAPSKDDTPMFVMGVNHKDLTADQKIFSNASCTTNCLAPLAKVVHDNFGIVEGLMTTVHATTATQRTVDGPSMKDWRGGRSALLNIIPSSTGAAKAVGKVIPSLNGKLTGMSFRVPTADVSVVDLTVRLEKGASYDEICAAIKAASEGELKGILGYTEDLVVSQDFIGDKRTSIFDKDAGIMLSPNFVKLVSWYDNETGYSNKLTDLLVHSASL; from the coding sequence ATGTCAACAATCAAAGTAGGAATTAACGGTTTCGGAAGAATCGGAAGTTTAGTGTTCAACGCAATGATGGAAAGAGATAACATCGAAGTGGTGGGTATCAATGACCTTATCAATGCGGAATATATGGCGTATATGTTGAAATACGACTCTGTTCACGGAAAATTTGATGGAGAAGTTTCTGTAGAGGGGAACGATTTAGTGGTAAATGGTAAAAGAATCAGAGTAACTGCAGAAAAAGACCCAAACAATCTAAAATGGAATGAAGTAGGTGCGGACTATATCGTGGAATCTACAGGATTGTTCTTAACTAAAGAAACAGCTCAGGCTCACATCAATGCAGGTGCTAAAAAAGTAGTTCTATCTGCTCCTTCTAAAGATGATACTCCAATGTTTGTAATGGGAGTTAACCATAAAGATTTAACTGCTGACCAAAAAATATTCTCTAACGCTTCTTGTACTACTAACTGCCTTGCACCTTTAGCAAAGGTGGTTCACGATAACTTTGGTATCGTAGAAGGGTTAATGACTACGGTACACGCTACTACTGCAACACAAAGAACGGTAGATGGTCCTTCTATGAAAGATTGGAGAGGTGGTCGTTCAGCACTTCTTAACATTATCCCTTCTTCTACAGGTGCTGCTAAAGCGGTAGGTAAGGTAATCCCTTCGCTTAATGGTAAACTTACAGGTATGTCTTTCCGTGTACCAACGGCTGATGTTTCTGTAGTGGATTTAACAGTGAGATTAGAGAAAGGTGCTTCTTATGATGAGATTTGTGCCGCTATTAAAGCAGCATCAGAGGGAGAACTTAAAGGTATCCTTGGTTATACAGAAGATTTAGTAGTATCTCAAGACTTTATTGGAGATAAGAGAACTTCTATCTTTGATAAAGATGCAGGTATTATGCTTTCTCCTAACTTTGTTAAATTAGTATCTTGGTACGATAACGAAACAGGTTATTCTAATAAATTAACAGACTTATTAGTACACTCTGCTTCTTTATAA
- the pfkA gene encoding 6-phosphofructokinase: MSESKLKRIGVLTSGGDSPGMNAAIRAVVRTAHYYGIECMGIREGYNGLIEGNMIKMGPRSVKNIINQGGTILKSARSKEFRTVEGRLKAFEQCQKNEIGALVCIGGDGTFTGAKVFSEEYGIKVVGVPGTIDNDIFGTDFTIGYDTALNTAVEAIDKIRDTATSHNRVFFVEVMGRDAGFIALNSGIASGAIDILIPERKDSLEEMFENFHNAQKRGKTSSIVVVAEGEQLASTYELAEKTQKEFPDYDIRVAILGHIQRGGMPSCADRVLASRLGYGAVEGLRKGLTNVMAGIRANQLVFTPIEDAIKKHNEINQDLLKISEILAM, from the coding sequence ATGTCAGAATCAAAGTTGAAAAGGATAGGGGTTCTTACTTCTGGAGGGGATTCTCCAGGTATGAATGCGGCGATAAGGGCAGTGGTAAGAACAGCTCATTATTATGGTATAGAATGTATGGGGATTAGAGAAGGGTACAATGGGCTTATAGAAGGGAACATGATTAAAATGGGACCTAGATCTGTTAAGAATATTATTAACCAAGGTGGTACAATTCTAAAATCAGCAAGGTCTAAAGAGTTTAGAACAGTAGAGGGGAGATTAAAGGCTTTTGAACAATGCCAAAAGAATGAAATAGGAGCTTTGGTTTGTATTGGTGGAGATGGTACTTTTACAGGAGCAAAAGTTTTCAGCGAAGAGTATGGTATCAAGGTGGTGGGTGTACCTGGAACTATTGATAATGATATCTTCGGTACTGATTTTACGATAGGATATGACACAGCTCTTAACACCGCGGTGGAAGCTATAGACAAAATAAGAGATACGGCAACCTCTCATAACAGAGTGTTTTTTGTGGAAGTGATGGGGAGAGATGCAGGTTTTATAGCACTTAATAGCGGTATTGCTTCAGGAGCTATAGATATTTTGATACCAGAGAGAAAGGATAGTCTAGAGGAAATGTTTGAGAATTTCCATAATGCTCAAAAACGAGGTAAAACATCGTCTATTGTAGTAGTAGCAGAGGGGGAGCAGTTGGCTTCTACCTATGAGTTAGCCGAGAAAACTCAAAAAGAATTCCCTGATTATGATATCAGAGTGGCTATTCTAGGGCATATCCAAAGAGGCGGAATGCCTAGCTGTGCTGATAGAGTATTGGCGAGTAGATTAGGTTATGGAGCAGTAGAAGGGCTTAGAAAAGGTCTTACTAATGTGATGGCAGGTATAAGAGCCAATCAGCTAGTTTTTACTCCAATAGAAGATGCTATTAAAAAGCACAACGAAATCAATCAAGATTTACTGAAGATATCAGAAATTTTGGCGATGTAA
- a CDS encoding TonB-dependent receptor has product MMLFFSTVLNAQLYFIEGQIRDLHDNTPLANAKISINGKLIITSDTQGNFNFSYKKGTHHLLITHLDCEPFTKKITLDSNIKINIFLEHHTNEIETVVVHGIHKKSGTAVIKTLEQSFLEQKTTENLGNILSEISGVNSIKTGNNISKPVIQGLYGSRVLVMNNGIKMAEQEWGIEHAPSVDPNAFDHIDVVKGASALKYGGDAIGGVILLESPKYPKKDTLMGKVALSGISNGKGLALNTDITKTWQNGWALRTQGSAKKLGDLETPNYSLQNTGADENAFHFSLQKREYEYGITAKYSFINQNFGIYKGAHISNARNFADAINNGQSYFTGNFGYKIENPKQEVSHHITKLEAYKRLGKLGKFTLEYAFQQNHRFEYDIRRGAYNDKPATDLLLTTQSLALYHLLERPNWQWETGLSGNYQVNFPDPKTERSRLIPDYHRYDAGAFSIFKYQKNLWKWEAALRYDMNFYDVYKYYLNKDWAAYNQAFQQFVIESKGVKTLVRPKLYYHNISASLGMEYQPTRFLTTKFNLIRNSRSPNVAELFADGLHHAAAIIEKGDMSIKNEETYQAHLSIGIKASVLNGFKLNVNPYYFTSDSFINQTPNGVESTIRGNFPVWQYQQIKAKMYGIDIDSELNITPKLQWNGAMSYVYGQDLTHKEPLILMPPMQIKNALRYDNKGKKPWHIQIENLVVFKQKRFPMRLLSYDVYENNTITKEWLDISTPPAGYQIWNLNAGAKLTKNIQLNLSVNNIFNTTYREYLNRLRFFSDALGRNIIFTCQFNF; this is encoded by the coding sequence ATGATGCTGTTTTTCAGCACCGTTCTAAATGCACAGCTTTACTTCATAGAAGGACAGATAAGAGATTTGCACGACAATACGCCTTTGGCTAACGCTAAAATAAGCATTAACGGAAAACTCATTATTACTTCTGATACTCAAGGAAATTTTAATTTTTCTTACAAAAAAGGCACTCATCATCTTTTGATAACCCACTTAGATTGTGAACCTTTTACTAAGAAGATAACGCTTGATAGCAATATTAAAATCAATATTTTCCTTGAACATCATACTAATGAAATAGAAACCGTAGTAGTACACGGCATTCATAAAAAGTCAGGGACGGCGGTTATCAAAACATTAGAACAGTCTTTTTTAGAACAAAAAACTACCGAAAATTTAGGCAATATATTGTCTGAAATTTCTGGAGTAAATAGTATTAAAACAGGAAATAACATTTCTAAACCTGTTATACAAGGGCTTTACGGTAGTAGAGTATTAGTGATGAACAACGGCATCAAAATGGCAGAACAAGAATGGGGCATAGAACACGCTCCTAGCGTGGACCCCAATGCTTTTGACCATATAGATGTTGTAAAGGGAGCGTCTGCACTAAAGTATGGTGGAGATGCCATAGGTGGCGTTATACTACTAGAAAGTCCTAAATATCCTAAAAAAGACACCCTTATGGGTAAAGTAGCTTTATCAGGCATCAGCAACGGTAAAGGCTTGGCTCTGAATACGGACATTACAAAGACTTGGCAAAACGGTTGGGCTTTGCGTACGCAAGGTTCTGCCAAAAAGCTAGGAGATTTGGAAACGCCCAATTATAGTTTACAAAATACAGGTGCAGATGAAAACGCCTTCCACTTTTCCCTACAAAAAAGAGAATACGAATACGGAATCACAGCTAAATATTCTTTCATCAACCAAAATTTTGGAATTTATAAAGGAGCTCATATCAGTAATGCAAGAAACTTTGCCGATGCCATCAATAACGGACAATCCTACTTTACAGGTAATTTTGGTTATAAAATAGAGAACCCTAAACAAGAAGTTAGCCATCACATTACTAAATTGGAGGCTTACAAAAGGTTAGGAAAGCTAGGGAAATTTACTTTAGAGTATGCCTTTCAGCAAAATCACAGATTTGAATATGATATTCGTAGAGGAGCCTACAATGATAAACCTGCTACCGATCTACTACTAACTACCCAAAGTTTGGCTCTTTATCATCTATTAGAAAGACCCAACTGGCAGTGGGAAACAGGTCTATCAGGAAATTATCAGGTTAATTTTCCCGACCCAAAAACGGAGCGTTCTCGTTTAATACCAGATTACCACAGGTATGATGCTGGTGCTTTTTCTATTTTCAAGTATCAAAAAAATCTTTGGAAATGGGAAGCAGCTTTGCGGTACGATATGAATTTCTACGATGTTTATAAATATTACCTTAATAAAGATTGGGCAGCTTACAACCAAGCATTTCAGCAGTTTGTAATTGAAAGCAAAGGTGTGAAAACATTGGTGCGTCCAAAACTTTATTATCATAATATATCAGCATCGTTGGGTATGGAATATCAGCCCACTCGCTTTCTTACTACCAAATTTAACTTGATAAGAAACAGCCGAAGTCCTAATGTTGCAGAGTTATTCGCTGATGGGCTACACCACGCTGCTGCCATTATTGAAAAGGGAGATATGAGCATCAAAAACGAGGAAACCTACCAAGCCCACCTAAGCATTGGTATTAAAGCCTCCGTTCTTAATGGCTTTAAACTTAATGTTAATCCGTATTATTTCACTTCCGATAGTTTTATTAACCAAACGCCTAACGGAGTGGAAAGTACCATTCGTGGGAATTTTCCCGTATGGCAATATCAACAGATTAAAGCCAAAATGTATGGGATAGACATAGATTCAGAGCTTAACATCACTCCAAAATTACAATGGAATGGAGCAATGAGCTATGTGTACGGACAAGATTTAACCCACAAAGAACCTCTGATACTTATGCCTCCAATGCAGATTAAAAACGCCCTAAGATATGATAACAAAGGTAAAAAACCGTGGCATATTCAAATAGAAAACCTAGTGGTATTTAAGCAGAAAAGATTTCCTATGAGGCTTTTATCCTACGATGTATATGAGAACAATACAATAACCAAAGAGTGGCTAGACATTAGCACGCCACCCGCAGGTTATCAAATTTGGAATCTCAATGCTGGAGCAAAACTCACTAAAAACATTCAGCTTAATTTGAGTGTTAATAATATATTCAACACAACTTACAGAGAATATCTTAACCGTTTAAGATTTTTCTCTGATGCTTTGGGACGAAATATTATTTTCACTTGTCAATTTAATTTTTAA
- a CDS encoding porin family protein: MKKVFLLGALALYSTTNAQLKFGGKAGYALSEIGDTGAVRSLSIGNTSISSSSTSTFYAGFLAEYKFTNKWAVQGEILYSPLKGVEEFNSKTGSIYTNEKLTYTLNNLLVPVSAKYYALNNLALSGGFNLGVILSAKVKENSETNISGSVEKTNNTTNIKKDTNSFDFSPFIGAEYNFSNGLFLDTRYNIGVTDLSKSKDDNIKSRFWQIGIGYKF; encoded by the coding sequence ATGAAAAAAGTATTTTTACTAGGAGCATTAGCTCTGTACAGTACTACAAATGCACAACTTAAATTTGGTGGAAAAGCAGGATACGCCTTATCTGAAATCGGAGATACAGGAGCTGTACGCTCTCTCAGTATAGGTAATACTAGTATTTCTTCTTCTAGTACATCTACATTTTATGCAGGTTTTCTTGCAGAATACAAATTTACCAACAAATGGGCAGTTCAAGGAGAAATCCTATACTCTCCCTTAAAAGGAGTAGAGGAATTCAACAGTAAAACAGGTAGTATCTATACTAATGAAAAACTAACTTATACCTTGAATAATTTGCTAGTTCCTGTATCTGCTAAATACTATGCGCTAAATAATTTAGCTTTATCTGGAGGTTTTAATCTTGGAGTTATTTTATCGGCTAAAGTTAAAGAAAACTCTGAAACCAACATATCTGGTTCTGTAGAAAAAACGAACAATACAACTAACATTAAAAAAGACACCAACTCTTTTGATTTTTCACCGTTTATAGGAGCTGAATATAATTTCAGCAATGGGTTGTTCTTAGATACAAGGTACAATATCGGAGTTACCGATTTATCCAAATCTAAAGATGATAACATTAAAAGTAGATTTTGGCAAATAGGGATTGGCTACAAGTTCTAG
- a CDS encoding trigger factor has protein sequence MKVTSKNHDEVSALLTVTLDKKDYKDKVEKQLINYAKNATIPGFRKGKAPLGMIKRQYEAGLTYEEINKQVSEGLNNYISENKLRLLGQPVPVPVEELDTNQEQLELSFEVGFEPSFNIDLAKYEAPHYKIEASDKEVGQSIENMQKRFAEREAQEKVTKDSYISLEVSQVVEEDAEGEHNHAPKHVVINAENKAAFELVKKLKKDESVKVSKEELTKDEDLAKFLGFAKEEAEHLHHNEVEVTVKDIYKLNLAELNQELFDSVYGKDTVKSEEELKAKVKSELDEYFQQNADVHFVNKVLEQITEKEEVKLPEAFLIKWLMFSNPNIATEEQAKEIFEAEKNQIKYQVIEGKLMSDNDVKIDYADVLAQAEQLVRNQLAIYGIHHLSDEEIQKYAVEMLKNQEQVRQISSEVAMTKLKDVILEKASKKESKISHDDFLKEIQG, from the coding sequence ATGAAGGTTACGAGTAAAAATCACGATGAAGTAAGCGCTTTGCTTACAGTAACTTTGGATAAAAAAGATTACAAAGACAAAGTTGAAAAACAGTTAATTAACTACGCTAAAAACGCTACTATTCCTGGTTTTAGAAAAGGTAAAGCTCCACTAGGAATGATTAAAAGACAGTACGAAGCTGGATTAACTTACGAGGAAATCAACAAGCAAGTTTCAGAAGGTCTTAATAACTATATCAGCGAAAATAAACTAAGACTATTAGGACAGCCTGTACCAGTTCCAGTAGAGGAATTGGACACTAACCAGGAGCAATTAGAACTTTCTTTTGAAGTAGGTTTTGAGCCAAGTTTCAATATTGATTTAGCAAAATACGAAGCTCCTCACTACAAGATAGAAGCTTCTGACAAAGAAGTAGGGCAAAGCATAGAGAATATGCAAAAGAGATTTGCAGAAAGAGAAGCTCAAGAAAAAGTAACTAAAGATTCTTACATCTCTCTAGAAGTTTCTCAAGTAGTGGAAGAAGATGCGGAAGGAGAACACAACCACGCTCCTAAGCATGTGGTCATCAATGCAGAGAATAAAGCAGCTTTTGAATTAGTTAAAAAACTTAAAAAAGATGAGTCTGTAAAAGTTTCTAAAGAAGAGCTTACAAAAGACGAAGATTTAGCTAAGTTTTTAGGATTTGCTAAAGAAGAAGCAGAACATCTACATCATAATGAGGTTGAAGTAACTGTAAAAGATATTTACAAACTTAACTTAGCTGAACTAAACCAAGAGCTGTTTGATTCTGTTTACGGTAAGGATACTGTAAAATCTGAAGAAGAGCTTAAAGCTAAAGTAAAATCTGAATTAGATGAATATTTCCAACAGAATGCAGATGTACACTTTGTAAATAAGGTATTAGAGCAAATCACCGAGAAAGAAGAAGTAAAACTTCCAGAAGCATTCTTAATCAAGTGGTTAATGTTCTCTAATCCAAACATTGCAACAGAAGAGCAAGCTAAGGAGATATTTGAAGCGGAAAAGAACCAAATTAAATATCAAGTTATTGAAGGTAAGCTAATGTCTGACAATGATGTTAAGATAGATTATGCTGATGTTTTAGCTCAAGCTGAACAACTAGTAAGAAATCAGTTAGCTATTTACGGTATCCACCATCTTTCTGATGAGGAAATCCAAAAGTACGCTGTAGAAATGCTTAAAAACCAAGAGCAAGTAAGACAAATATCTTCAGAGGTAGCTATGACTAAACTAAAAGATGTTATCTTAGAGAAAGCATCTAAAAAGGAAAGTAAAATCTCTCATGATGATTTCTTAAAAGAAATCCAAGGTTAA
- a CDS encoding septal ring lytic transglycosylase RlpA family protein, whose translation MMKRTILVIIMIISFVGVYSFKSNNDETGSSYASYYHDKFNGKKTASGEIFNNNELTAAHKRLPFGTLVEITNLRTGKSVVVRVNDRGPYVKGRSFDLSKAAYNAIGDHKRGTMPITYKVLDEDEI comes from the coding sequence ATGATGAAAAGAACAATTCTCGTAATCATAATGATTATTTCTTTTGTAGGAGTTTATTCGTTTAAAAGTAATAATGATGAAACAGGCAGTAGCTATGCATCTTACTACCACGACAAATTCAACGGAAAGAAAACAGCAAGTGGCGAAATTTTCAACAATAATGAACTCACTGCCGCTCATAAGAGATTACCATTCGGAACATTGGTAGAAATAACCAACCTTAGAACTGGTAAAAGTGTAGTAGTTAGGGTAAATGATAGAGGACCTTATGTTAAAGGACGTTCCTTTGACCTCAGTAAAGCCGCTTACAACGCCATAGGAGATCACAAAAGAGGAACAATGCCCATTACTTATAAAGTTCTAGACGAAGACGAAATTTAA
- a CDS encoding exodeoxyribonuclease III — translation MKIISYNVNGIRAAFNKDLIGWLGHAAPDVICFQESKAQKDQIDIASFEKEGYHTYWFSAEKKGYSGVGIATKIQPKHVEYGCDMELYDKEGRVIRVDFEDFSVISVYVPSATNIDRLDFKMQFCYDFLAYIKELRKTIPNLIISGDFNICHQAIDIHDPVRLKNVSGFLPIEREWMTEFLKECGLIDSFRYFNTEPNQYSWWSYRQNARANNKGWRLDYHFVSDSLESRLSRGLILSDAYHSDHCPVLVELK, via the coding sequence ATGAAGATAATATCTTATAACGTCAATGGTATTCGGGCAGCTTTTAATAAGGATTTAATCGGTTGGTTAGGACATGCTGCTCCCGATGTTATTTGTTTTCAGGAAAGCAAGGCTCAAAAAGACCAAATAGATATAGCAAGTTTCGAGAAAGAGGGCTACCATACCTATTGGTTTTCTGCGGAAAAGAAAGGGTATAGCGGGGTAGGTATCGCTACTAAAATTCAGCCTAAGCACGTAGAATATGGTTGTGATATGGAGCTATACGATAAAGAAGGGCGAGTGATAAGAGTTGATTTTGAGGATTTTTCGGTAATATCTGTATATGTGCCTTCTGCTACCAATATAGATAGGTTGGATTTTAAAATGCAGTTTTGTTACGATTTTTTAGCTTATATAAAAGAGCTAAGAAAAACCATTCCTAATTTAATTATTTCGGGAGATTTTAATATCTGTCATCAAGCAATAGATATCCACGACCCTGTAAGATTAAAAAATGTATCTGGTTTTCTTCCTATAGAACGAGAATGGATGACAGAGTTTTTAAAAGAATGTGGGTTAATAGATAGTTTCCGTTATTTTAATACTGAACCCAACCAATACTCGTGGTGGAGTTATAGACAAAATGCACGAGCTAATAATAAGGGTTGGAGGTTAGACTATCATTTTGTGTCGGACTCGTTGGAAAGTCGTTTGTCTAGAGGGCTTATCCTTAGTGATGCTTATCACTCGGATCATTGTCCCGTTTTAGTGGAGTTAAAATAA